The Oryza glaberrima chromosome 5, OglaRS2, whole genome shotgun sequence DNA segment ATTATGGGAACAATGAGAACGGGGCACTACTGATTTGCACAAAGAATTACTCCACCATGCACCacatatattcaattattttcCTTCACTCGTGCTCTCCAAGCATGCCACAACAACATGTTCCAtggaagaaagaagaaggatTTCATTTCGGTTTCCAGTATGATGTGCATTCCAGCTCAATCACATTCTCCCATCACCAAGAAAAATACTCATTCTTCTCATCCAGTCACACTCATCATGGGTCCGTCCATAAGTACTCATCCTTTTACTATTTTAATTGCTCCTCCTAGCTGTACTACTCATTGTTGTCACCACAGAAATgtatcctcttcttcctctccaatGGAAAGAGCTCAGCTTAAAGAGAGCTAAGACACCCAGCTTTATTCAggagataaaaaagaaagaataaagCACAGGTACATGTGCAATGATTCTCCCATTAGTCACAAACACTGTATTTCGCGCGGCAAGCAAGgggacatttgtaaatgatGCCATGATGATACATAGTGGTTGTGGCAAACCTTATTAAAAtggtagtagcagtagtagtacaaAGTAGTAGGAAGAGTAATCTGAAAAAGAACTAGGAAGGCTCCATCATGTGAGACAAGTCCAGAACAACCGGATGCTAGCATGATTCTGATCTTATAGAATAATGCAAGCACACATGCACAACAGCACAAATAGTTGTAAAAGAACAGCCTTGAACCCACCCGGGCACAAAATAAGTGAAGCACTGAATCTTTCCCTTTTCTTTACCAGAACACGGCATCCATGCAAAGCTTAACAAAGACATGAACGGATCCTTTCAGCTTAAATCCGGAACCGCATGTACACCACACAAATGGAAAAATGCAATGCATGAACCGCTGTCCCAAAGGAAACCTATCATGGTGCTACCAGGTGAAACATACAGGCTGAGAAATCCAGTTCCAGGCTACAAGCAGAAATACAGCCAAGACGACACAACAAAATGCAAACATGATCTAGAGCCCTTGGGCATTACATTTCTCAAGTTGCTCTCTGTTGCATTTCCAGTTCTGCCTCCATTAGAGCTCACTGTTTCCCTCATTCGCAGGCCAGTTTTGTGTCGAAGCTACTTAAACATATTGCAAATGCCTGGAAAGCTGAGAGCGGATAGCGGTAATCCATTGTGAACATATCTTTTGCTACCTTACCAAACTGTAGAATAATCTTGTCCTGCTCTGGTGGAGCAGGTTGTGACGGAGTTGGAGCCCCTGCGGGAGGCTGTGCTGGTGCAGCAATCAACTGGAAATTCTTTACCGACGCAATGGTTACACGCCCACGGAAATTAAGGCACCAGCATTGGAGCTGCTCATGCCACCTAGGGGCCTTGTTGCGAAGCACTAGTGGCCTCTCCTTATTTTGCCCCTCTTCATCACCATTTATGGTGCCTCCAGCAATGTCTGAAAAGCGAGCACTGCTGAAATCACGGGAACTACTGAAATCCATGGACCGATCCATGATGGATGACTTAGAAAAGGAGGTGGTGCTGCGAAATGACTCCTCGAAAGCTCGGGGAACAATCTGCTCGGGCTGGCCAGGGACAATGCCACCAGGCTCGACTGAGGAGGCAGGTATGGAGTGCATGACACAGTGCATCCGCCTAGGGCCCCTGGTGCCAAGAACATTAAGCTCATATGTCACCTGAGCTATGTTATAACTACCAGACGGCATCTTAGGAGACACTTTCTTGGAGTTGAATCTTCGGCTGCTCCGTCCAACAGGAGGGATTACAGCCCCATTATAAGAGGGCTGTGTGTCATAGATTATAAATTTTGTGCCAAGGAAGTTTGACCTAAAAATGAAAGACACAACAAGGTTGGTTTGTATCATCAAATAAATGGAGCGAAAGGAAAGGTGTACCATCTGCACACAAAACAGTTACCTTAGTTTTCCAATATAGGTGCTGCTTGATCTTGAAATGTTGTCTGCATCCATTGAGATAACATATTCTGTGCAGGTTGTTTTGCGGTGCCTTTTAGCGGACAAGAGGAACTTGCCACTATCCGCAAGTACAGCTGATTAACAAAAATCAGTAGTGAGCCAACTTATTCAATTCAGGTGAAATCAAATTTGCCAGTTGTTTAAACATTCCATAACaaaaatatttggagaaaaaaaaaccatgtatGTGCACACATAAATGAGGGATAAAAATGGTGCTAGATGGTAGTAGATGTTTAACCAAAAGATAAAGCCTTGCAATACTGTTAaccaaattaagaaaaaaaatctgctcGTATGAGTGAAAGAAGCACAAGACATACCAGTACTCAGGCACAAGTAGAGATGATAAGTTGATTTAGATTTATCCCGCTTTATGAAACATTGAATCATTCCATCTCGAGGGCCAGGCTGAAAGTCAAAACAAGGATTATGAATTTGAGAGGAACAAATGAATAAGCAACAACCACACTTGCAGGTTGCTATCACTAAGGTACGAAAATATAATTCTTAACAACAGTCAGTTTAAGTTCTGCTTTCATTACAGGATGTGAAATTTTACCTGCTTTAGAGAGAGCGGGAAGGTAAGCTTCCCGCAAAACTCCGGGCTCAGCACAATCTCTTTACACATCTCCCTCCATGCCTTACAGACGGCAGCACAGGACACGACATCCTTGCGTGACGGCCAGGTGCTCTCACTAGCCTCCAGCCTCCGGATCACATCGCGGAGGAGCTCAGGAGGGAGGCTAGCCCAACGACTCTCCTGGATTATGAGATCTGCATCACAGAGCTCGTGAACCGTACTCTGAGACTTGCCTCTATGGTGGCCGGTAAGCCCCGATAGACCAGCCAGGGTGACCTCAAAGCTTCGCCTCGACAGGCTACCAAAACTATCCCTAACATCACGAACAATGCTGCGAAACGACATCTAGGCTCGCTGAATTCAGCAAACTGAACTTGAAACTTAGCCTGCCCAATATATTATCAGCGAAGACCACCGACAATCTTCGCAGCTGTGTTTCCACTTATGGTACAATTGGCCACAGTCCCAGATCACGCTGACACGGTAAGAATTACTGCTTTAGTTGTGTTCACGCACAAGCAATCAACAATCTATACCTGCGAGAAGAAAAGAATCTTGGTGAGAAAGCGTGCGAATATATGCTAAGAACAGCGAATAATAGGCCAATTCCAAGTATAGCTCGCAACGACTAAATCAGAGTTTGTGAAAAACATATCATACTAGCAAACAAGGGAGTTGTGGAGAGAGTAAACAGCCTATACTTtttcaggggcggatccaactagGGATATGGGGTttcagttgaacccccaaattttgggggggggggggggggggggggggggggggggggacaaacaacaaactgttacttgtattaaggttaaggctctgaaattaagagaagagcttcttcccagatctagaagagaagctagggttaacaaACGCAAGGAAATTCCACACAAAAGAACTCCCGGTGGGAGAGAGATGCAtcagaaagaggatgtggatgctcaccaggatcccctcccctgctctgctcgccggatggagatcggcgcccctCTCCTGCTCAGCCGCGACTCGTCTTGGCGCAAGGAAGCGGGGGAGACGACTGAGAGACGGGAGATTTCTCGTTCTCTTACGCCAAGGGAAGGAACGGGGAAGATACTCGAGTACTCCACCAGACACCAGTCCACCTTttatctcatttttttttcccattaccACTAGCTATGTTATTCAATCTTTAGGATGATTTTGTTGCTCACATGTCGATagtacttgaaaaaaaaaaatacaacaaactCAGTTAGAAATTATGTCAGAGAGCAAACTCCTTAAACCACCGACAACCACTAGTTATCACTCCACACACCACTACCATCGTTTTTTCTCCATGAGCCACCATCATTCCTCCTCTCCACCTTCGCATGCGCAACCGTACCCTCTAGACATCGACATgtatcttctcctcctcggtcGTCATGCACGCTATTGTCACGGTTGTCCTAGAGGCCGATGGTGTCGGGTTTGCAGGGACTCGGGAAAGCAGGAGCCGACCCCTCCTTGCTGGATCTAGCGATTCCCTAATTGtcggagggaaaaaaaaaggagagagcgagagaatTAGTGTGTGAAAAGCATGAGCCGACCTCTCTTTGCTTGATCTAGCGGTTCCCCAATTATCGAAGAGggggaaaaggagagagagaattaGTGTGCGAAGTAGTTGTAGACTAACTGGACTTGGAGGTGGAGCGGCGGTGGAGTTATCGGATTTGGAAATGGATAGAATAGGGTGGTttaaattagaa contains these protein-coding regions:
- the LOC127773987 gene encoding tubby-like F-box protein 8 — translated: MSFRSIVRDVRDSFGSLSRRSFEVTLAGLSGLTGHHRGKSQSTVHELCDADLIIQESRWASLPPELLRDVIRRLEASESTWPSRKDVVSCAAVCKAWREMCKEIVLSPEFCGKLTFPLSLKQPGPRDGMIQCFIKRDKSKSTYHLYLCLSTAVLADSGKFLLSAKRHRKTTCTEYVISMDADNISRSSSTYIGKLRSNFLGTKFIIYDTQPSYNGAVIPPVGRSSRRFNSKKVSPKMPSGSYNIAQVTYELNVLGTRGPRRMHCVMHSIPASSVEPGGIVPGQPEQIVPRAFEESFRSTTSFSKSSIMDRSMDFSSSRDFSSARFSDIAGGTINGDEEGQNKERPLVLRNKAPRWHEQLQCWCLNFRGRVTIASVKNFQLIAAPAQPPAGAPTPSQPAPPEQDKIILQFGKVAKDMFTMDYRYPLSAFQAFAICLSSFDTKLACE